AAAAACAGCCTTCTACTACCAAAAAATCAGTGAACCTGAACTATAACAATGATGATGTTTTTGGTTCTAACTTAAGCGTTACGGGTTACTACCGCGATGAACAGGGACGTTTTTATCCTTCGGCCAAAGACGGCAGAAAACAAGCCCGTGAAGTATTGCTAGAAAGCGGCGTCGACAAAGACACAGCGAAAGAGCTGGCAGCCGATGCAACCTACGTAATGCAATCAGAAGCCGATATCGAAGTGATGGGTCTGCGCGCTGCCATGCAAACTGAGACGGAGCTTGCTGACAAGCCAGTGCTGTTGAGCTATGGCGCGGATTTTGAGCGTGAGAACAGTGAACAAACCTACCATGGGCAAGACTACACTCAGTTCGAGGACAGTAATGGTCTGGTCTCAAAGGCAAATGATATGACTTATAATGGCGGACCAGACACGACCATCGATAAAATTGGTGCATTTGTCAACTCTGACATAGACATCACTGACAAATGGCATGCAAGCGCAGGTGTCCGTTATCAAAAGCTCAAATCAAAGACAGATACCTTTACCCCCTTTTATGAGCAATTACTACAAGAGTACTTTGATGGCTCTAGTACTGACTACCAAGCAGGTGACGTCGCAAAGGGTAAGACGGATCATGACAAAACCTTATTTAATCTTGGCAGCAGTTATCAACTGACACCGAACGATCAAATATTTGCCAACTTCTCACAAGGATTTACCACAGCTGACATACAGCGCGCTTTACGTGACGTACGCGCAGGGTTTGTGGTCAACTCAGACAATGTGCAGCCTATCGCAATCAATAATTACGATTTAGGGTGGCAAGGCAAGCGTGGTGACACGTCAGCAAGAGTAACGGGTTTTTATAATACTTCAGATAAAACCGTGCGCTTTACCAATGACTATACGGTAGAAGTGGTGGATACCGATGAGCGCGTCTATGGCGTCGAGGGTTCACTCACTCAAGATATCAGCGATAACTGGCAAGTGGGTGGCAGCGTGGCTTACACGCGTGGTCAGTATAAGAAAGACGGCGATTGGTTAGAGCTAGACGCGGTGCGTTTGACTCCGCTCAAAGGTACTGCATTTGCGCAATACAACTTTGATGAAGGCAGCAATATTCGTCTGCAAGCACTGGCTATTGGCGGCGATGATAGAGCGTTTAAAGATCAACAAAACGACCCTGATGCTAGTGCGCAGCCAGTCACAGGATACATGACGTTAGATGTATTGGGTCAAGTAAAAATGCCAGTGGGCCGAGTGGGTTATGGGGTTTATAACGTACTCAATAAAGACTATCAAACGGTTTATCATCAAACCACATTTGGTGATTTAAATCGTCTGCCTGCAACAGGCACGACTTATGGTTTGAGTTATACGGTTGATTATTAAAATATCGAAAATATAGATGACATAAATAAGCCCTACTATTTAATCTTTTAAATAGTAGGGCTTTTTAGGATAATCGATTCACTTAAAAACCAATGCAGCAAGGTTAAAGTGAGCATGCTCCATTATCAAGCAAGATTAGCCAGCATATAATTATTACAGTTTACGCTCTCTTGCTCGTGCAATGTCCAAAATTAATGCTTTTAATAGACTGATTGCCATTAAAATAATGATAAACGAGAAGGGAATTGCTGCCACAATCATGGCTGAGGTAATAGCGTCTAATCCGCCCGCCAGAATCAACGCGCCAACCACAGCAGTAACCGCAATGCTCCAAACGATGATATGTTTTGAGCCATTCTCGACTTGGACTTCACCCGCAGCATTGAGGGTATTAATTACCAGTAATGCAGAATCGGCTGACGTGACCAAATACGTCAATAGCAGCACCACCACCATCGATGATAAGACGCCTGCCATCGCTGGGTTTAGCATAAAACCAATAATCTCAAACAGCTGCGCGGTCAATCCTGAATCAAAAATCTTACCATTTGCAATACCGCTTAATTCTAAATCAATGCCAGTACCACCAATCAAAGAGAACCAAACAAACAACGTCAAACTTGGTGCAACAATCCCAATCAAACCAAACTCACGGATGGTACGGTTTTTAGAAATACGTGCCAAGAACAGACCAACAAAGGGGGCAAACGCAATCCACCATGCCCAGTAAAAAATAGACCAGCTGGTTTGCCAAGCGCCCAGTTCGGTATTAGGGTCCCAAACTGTTACTGCCATCGCGGGCAGATGTATCACATAGCTAAAAATACCTTTGCCCAGCATCTCTAACGCAAACATCGTTGCGCCAAAAATCAAGAAGAAAGCGAGGAGTAAAAATGACAGTACCATGTTGATGTTACTGAGCCATTTAACGCCGCGTCCAACACCTGATAGGGCTGAAATCATAGAAAGACACATGACCACAAGCAACGACATCAATAATGCGCCTGTGGTTGGTTCAGGATTGACTGCATCCGTGACTAGCCACGAGATACCAGTAATACTATACAAGCCTGAGGCAAAAGAGCTGAGTCCAATACCGATGGTTTGCGCCACGCCAAAGATAGTCGCAATGACGGCAGCCACATCGATGATATTGCCAAGTGGTCCTTCTAAATGCTTGCCAAATAAAGGCGCAAGTGCCGAACGCATGGTGAGCGGCAAACCGCGTGTATAAGCAAAAAACGCCAAACAGATACCAACCAAACAATACGTCGCCCAAGCACCGATACCCCAGTGAAAAAACGCATAACGAAAGGCGGTGTCTAATGCTTCATCGCTTTTGGGTATGACGAGATTATCAATAGGAGCCAATGCGTTAGCCGCGACCTGATCTTGATAAAAGGCAAAGACATCAGCGCCTTGCGGCAGTGCGATACCATTGCTACTCATTGATGACAAAATTATCTCTTTTGACATAATGATGTCAGGGTTATTCATCAAATGCCAAAGGGGTTCTGCCGCACTATAGGTCAAAACACCAATACCAATACCTGCACCAAATATCATCGAGAACCAAGAAAAATTTGAAAATTCTGGTTTTCCATTAGGGTCAGAGCCAAGCTTAATACGGCCGAATGACGGCCATAAAATAACCGTCAGACAGACTAAAATATAAAAGGCGATAGAATAGGTGTAGTAGCCATTTAGATTGGCATACGACCAATTTTTCATGGCATCGAGCATAGCACCAGAACGCTCGATGTCACTTAGAATCCAAATCACCACCAGCGTTACGAAAATCTTCGAGGTCACGGTGACAAAGCGATTGAAACCTTTATAAAAACCTTTGTCATGGGTTTTTATGTTTAACTCTTCTAAAGGAGGACGGATAGCCATAGTTTTTTCCTTAAAACTTAATGTAGCTGACTACACCAGTTGGTTATCTCATGATAAAAGGATTAGCCATCGGCTCCGCCGAGATATTAATCCATGTCGTTTTTGTGCGTGTGTATTGCAGTACAGACTCGCTACCAGCTTCTCGTCCATAACCTGATTGATTGTAACCACCAAACGGTGCGGTTGGAGAGATAGCACGGTATGTATTAATCCAACAAACCCCAGAGTGGATTTGTTTAGAGACACGATGGGCGCGCGCCAAGTTTTGTGTAAACACACCTGAACCCAAGCCATAGACGCTGTCATTTGCCATGGCAATGGCTTCGTCTTCGGTATCAAATGCGACCAATGACATAACAGGACCGAACATCTCAATGGTTTGCGTTTCGATGTCCGTATTCGGACATTCTACGAGCGTTGGACAAAAATAGTTGCCGTTTGCCAAATCCGCATCTTCAGGAGCTTGACCACCAAAGCGAATGGTTGCGCCTTGTGCGACTGATTTTGCTAATGTGTCTTTGATACGCTCAACCTGTGCTTTGGTACATAAAGGCCCAACGTGTGTCTCAGGATTTAGCGGATTGCCAATAACAATACCCTTGGCTTTTTCTTCTACGCGTTTGATGATTTCAGACAAGATAGAGCGATGAACGAAGCCGCGAGAGCCTGCCACACAAGACTGTCCAGAAGCGCCAAAGTTGCCAGCGATCAAGCCGTTAGCAGCACTCTCCAAATCCGCATCTTCAAAGACAATGATAGGAGACTTGCCGCCAAGCTCTAAGCTTGTGACCGCAAAACTATTGGCAGAGTTTCTGACCACGTGACGCGCCGCTTCAGGCCCACCTGTAAAGGCAATTTTATCGACATCAGGATGACTGGTCAGCGGAATCGCGCAGTTTTCGGCATCGCCTGTGATGACAGAGACCACTCCTTTAGGGAATCCTGCTTGCTCAATCAATTCAGCAAACGCAAACATAGGACAAGGCGCGACTTCTGATGCTTTTAAAATAATAGTACAGCCCGCCGCTAGGGCTGGGCCAAGCTTAGTCGATGTTAAGAACATCTGGGCATTCCACGGTACGACAGCGGCGACCACACCGATGGGTTCACGAGTGGTGAAGACATGCATGTCAGGCTTATCAATCGGTAACGTCGCGCCTTCAACTTTATCAGCAAGACCCGCGTAATAACGGTAATAGTCACTGACATAGCGGGTTTGAGCGACCGTTTCGTGAGCCAATTTGCCACTGTCTGTCGTCTCAATCTCACCAAGTCTCTCAGCATTCTCTTCGATCAGTTCAGCCAAGCGGTACAATAATTTACCACGCTGAGTGGCGGTCATTTTTGCCCATTCAGGATTGTTAAGGGTGGCTTTTGCGCCGCTGACCGCGCGCTCAACATCTTCAGGGCTGGCACAAGCAAACGTTGCCCATGCTTCGCCAGTCGCAGGATTATAGCTGTCCAAGCGTTGGTTGTTACTGCCTTCGCACCACTCACCGTTGATATAAAGCTGGTAATGAGGTTTGGTCATGGTGATTCTCCAAATTTTTTAGGTTGTCTGTTTAGCCCGCACTAGAGTAAGAGACTCAAAGTATTTATGCAAACGCAGGCATGACATCATCAATAAAACGGCGTAACGAGTCGCGTTTTTGTTCATACGTCATACTAGAGTCGATCCAGAATGCAAATTCGTCATAGCCCAATTCTTCATAGACTTTAAGCTTTTCAATGACTTGCTCAGGCGTTCCTATTGGCATGTTTTCTAACATTTTTTCAGGCGCATACATATCGATTGCTGCCATTTCTTCTTCGCTTAATGGCTCAAGCAAGCCTTGACGAATTGGACGTTCGTTTTTGAACCATGCACCAAAGTAGCAGTAAAAGCGGCTGATAGATTTTGCTGCTGTTGCCACATCATCGGCATTACTACCCACATAAGCGTGCTGTAATAACATGATTTTTGGGTTCTTACCTTCGCCATGCTCAGCTTTGGCATTTTTAAATGCCGTCATGAGGTTTTGAATTTCGGTCATGCCTTGCCACAGTGGGGTGACTTGCACATTGCAGTCGTTTTCTACTGCAAAGTTATGGCTATGAGGGTCACGAGCTGCAATCCACATAGGCACGCCGCCACTTTGTACCGGTTTTGGCGCTGAGGTGGTCGATGGGAATTGGGTATATTTGCCATCATGGGCGTAGTCGCCTTTCCACAGTTTTTGGACGGCAGGGACAAGCTCTCGCATGCGCCCGCCAGCTTCCATGGCATCCATACCCGGCATCAAGCGCTCGTATTCAAAATTATAAGCACCGCGCGCGATACCTAAATCCAATCTGCCGCCTGTGATAATGTCTGTCATGGCAGCTTCGCCCGCCAGTTTGATCGGATGCCAGAAGGGTGCAATCACTGTACCCGTACCTAAGCGCACGTTTTTGGTGTGATGGGATAGATCAATCAAATTTAAAAATGGGTTGGGGGCGATGGTAAAATCCATACCATGGTGTTCGCCTGTCCAGATAGCGTGCATTCCGCCTTGGTCGGCCATTTTTGCCAGCTCAATAAAATCATTATGGAGCTGTTCATAAGATTGTGATTCGTCGAGGCGTTCCATGTGTAGGAATAGTGAGAATTTCATAAGGCATATCCTTTGCTATTTGTTTTTACTGACTGTATTTACAGGTCATGTTTGTTTAAGTGTCGTTTATGTATAAAATTTAGTGGACGCGACCTTGCTCTTCTTGGCCGACATAGACACCATAAAGACCGTTTTCGCTCTCTGCGGCGTAGCGAGTCATCATCGAATTCATGGCTGAGGTCGCAAAATCTTGTTTTTCAATATCATCGATTGCGACGTATTCACCAAGCTCTTTGGTCTCTGGCGAATTTGCAATGGCGCGGTAAAAGATATAGTTGGTATTGGTTTTGGTATTCTCATAGATTGAAAACACAGCGCCCAATTGCGCATCTATACCGTTATCTGTCAAAAACTGTTTGATGGCGCTGACCGCGTTGGTATTGTCATCGGTTGTCGTATTGGGTAAGACGGCTTTACCTTCGCTTTTGTTGATAATCACTTTACCGTTATGCTCGATAATGACGCCAACACAGACGTGTTTTTCTTGGGTACTGATGTCTGCCGCTTCGCGCTCTAATGCCAAACTAAAATAACCGCCTGATGCATAACCCAAACCATGGCCTTCACGGTTAGAGAAATTCAGTACTTCTCCCACCAAAAGATTGTGGTCACCTGCGTCGAGGTTACGTTCGGTTTTACAAGAAAAATGCGTGAGCGCACCATCGATAACAGGGTTGCCTTGCTCATCTTTGTGCCACTCAATCTGACTAAAACGGTCTTCTTTAGAGCTGGCAAATATGTTCGACACGGTCTGTTGGTCTTCACTTAAGATGTTGACAACAAAGCTTTCACAGTTAGCAAACACATCAAAGGTAGATAAAGATTTTGCTGGGCAAACCAGCAGTAATGGCGGATCAAGCGATACCGAGGTAAAAGAGTTGGCTGTAAAACCGACAGGCGTACCATCTTTACTCACCGCTGTAATCACGGTCACCCCAGTCATATAACTGCCGAAGGCGTTGCGGAGCATTTTAGGATCAAGTTGTTTCATGAGAACCTCTTTTTCAAATTAGGCATATTTTAGATTACACATTGGCCGTATGGTGCGAGTCGCACTGGGCAAAAAACCTTTCCAAGGCACTATTAACGGCATTGGCGTGTGTCATTTGTGTCATATGGCGCGCTTCTGGAACAATAACAGCATTGGCATTTGGCAAGATATCAGCCATCGTGAGCGACATCTTAGCGCTAGAATTGATGTCCATCTCCCCCGTCAGCAATAATGCAGGAACAGTAATGGTTTTGAGCTCTGCTGCTGGAATACCGCGCAGATGTGCAAACATTTGATAAGCTTGCGCGTACCCCAAACGGTTACCATTATTTAGCCATGAGCGGCACAGCTCTGCCTCGTTATCATATTGCGGATTACCATCGAACCATCTGGCAATCGGCTTATCAGTCACATTTTGCTCAAGATCATTAAGTAGTGATTCAGCGCGAGTTTGTACATCTTGCGCCGCATTGTCAGGACGATTATAGATGGCGTTGAACGCGGCAACGCCTCTAACGATTTTTGGGTAACTGACCGCCGTTTGTAATGCAGTCATTGCGCCTAAAGAGTGTCCAACGATAATGGCAGGCTCTCCAACCACGTTTTGGATAAAGTTGTTTAGAGCCGCGGCAAAGTCTTCTAACGTAAGCGTGGGATTGGGCAATAAATCGCTTTCCCCATGTCCTGGCATATCAATCACATAGCAACGATAACGGTCGTTAAAGGCTGATACCTGCTGATACCAGCTTTCTGCTCGCAAACCCACGCCATGAACAAAAACGATGGGAGTGGTTTTGTCGTTTTCATGATTACTGTCTTGATTACCACTAGAGTAATAAGCAATTCCGTTAGAGATTTCGCGTGACCATTTCATCAGTAGATGCTCCTTAAACGGCGGCTGGATTATTCAAATCATGACCGAGATCTTTTAAATCTTGGTAACGATCACCAATGCGATGATGGGGACGACCACCAGTGGCACCGCCTAACACAATCACCACTTCATCGTCGCGAGGCGCATCAGGAATAGCAAATTGAATCGTCAAATAATGAGAGCGGCGACCAGCATCATCTTTGTCCATCAGTGGAACCATGATAGGAGTGTTGGCTGTGCCGCGCGTATTGGTAAAGGCTAAATACGTATTGGCAGACAAGGCTTCACGATAAAAATTACCAAAATGTAGGGTATGAATCAGACCTGATGCGTGTTCGATTTCGCCATTTAAACCCACCACAGCGGCTTTGCCATAAGCTTCAATCTTGTCAGCCCCGCCTGCTAAGGCAATGATTTTGTCAGTCAGTAGCTTACCTAAGACAGGTGCGAACGCTTTGATTTCGGGTTGCAAATCTTCAGCATAACGACCAGCCCATGGGTTGGTCACAACAGCTGCAACCGCAAACATGCGTAGAGGTGTGTCGGCTGACTTGTAGCCTTCAATCAAGGTCTCTTCTTCAAAAGTGACAATCTTTCTGATTTCTGGTTTTTGCATGATGACTTCCCTTTAGTAATAATCTCTAGTAATAAATGGTTTCTAACAATATTGGTATACCATAATACGGTATTAAATAAATTACTAGCTTTTTTTGAAAAAAAATATTATGGTATACCATGATACGAGGTACAAGCTTACTGCTTTTTTGCGCCATACTCGCTATACTTCTTTTTTACATCTAAGAGAGCAGAGACCTTATGTTAGAAAAAGTAGAAAAACCAAAGACCTTAAAAGACACAGCGCTAGAGCAATTGCGCTTGGCTATCATGATTGGACAGCTGGCACCAGGTCAACGATTGGTAGAGCGTACTATTTGCGAGCAGTTGGGAGTCAGTCGCACCGTGGTACGAGAGTGTATAAGGCACTTAGAGAGCGAGCATTTGGTGACTTTTTCTGCAGGTGGCTCTTCAGTGGCTGTGCTCGAGAGCGATGAGATTCGCCAAATCTATCATTTGCGTGCCATGCTCGAGAGTGAAGCGGTTCGTCATTGTGCTGAGCAAGCCAGCCCTGAGTTAGTAGAATTATTGCAAGAAGGGTTGATTCAAATTCGAGACAACTTGCATGCAGGGGATGTGGTCGAAGCACTCGCGCATTCTTATGCCTTTTACGAGCGTCTCTTTGTGACGGCTGGCATGACGGTTGCGTGGGAGTTGACAGAGCGGTTGAATGGTCGTATCGGTCGTTTGCGCTTTATGACCTTATCGACCAAAGAGCGTTCTGTTAAAGGCCCAAACAATCTACAAGAAATCGTCAACAATATTGCCAAAGGTGACAGTAAAGCTGCTGTCAAAGCTTGCCGCAAACATATCGATGAAGCCTGCCGTATGGGTTTGCATCTCAATCAACAATAAATAATAGGGAAGAGTCATGGATAAAACACGATTTGAACTTGGTCTTACCAAGCGTAAAGCCACGTTAGGTGCTGAATATGTAGAAAAAAACCTACAGGCAGCCGATGATTTTAACCGTCCGTTTCAAGAAGCCATGACAGAATGGTGCTGGGGTTTTGGTTGGGGTGATGAGGCCATCGACGCCAAAACCCGTTCACTGATGAACCTAACCATGATTGCGGCACTCGGCAAAATGCATGAGTGGGAGCTGCATCTAAATGGCGCCATTACTAATGGCTGTTCTGTGGAAGAAATTCGCGCCACAATTCATGCCATCGCAATCTATTGCGGTGTACCACAAGGCGTAGAGTGCTTTCGTATTGCCCGTCAAGTATTGACCACACGCGGATTATTAGAATCCTGAAACCTGCTGGAGAGAGAGATGCAATTAAAGAACGATGCGTTGTTTAGACAACAAGCTTTTATCAATGGGGTGTGGTGTGATGCTGATAATAAGCAAACCCATGAAGTACTGAATCCGGCGACAGGGGAGGTCATTGGTACGGTACCAATGATGGGAGCTAATGAAACTCGCCGTGCCATTGAAGCTGCGGACACTGCACAATCAACATGGGCAAAAAAAACGGGTAAAGAGCGCAGTATCGTTTTGCGTCGTTGGCACACGCTGATTGCCGAAAACATCGAAGATTTGGCATTGCTGATGACCCATGAGCAAGGCAAGCCAATCGGTGAAGCCAAAGGGGAGATTCAAAGCGGACTGGATTATCTAGAATGGTTTGCTGAAGAAGCGAAACGGGTTTATGGTGATGTGATTCCTGGCCACATGGCAGATAAGCGTCTGATCGTCATCAAACAACCTGTTGGGGTTACCGCAGCCATCACCCCGTGGAATTTTCCACACTCAATGATCAGCCGTAAGGCAGGGCCTGCCTTAGCAGCGGGTTGTCCAATGATTGTAAAACCTGCGATGGAGACGCCATACTCAGCATTGGCAATGGCGTATCTGGCACAGCAAGCGGGTATTCCTGACGGCATTTATAGCGTAGTGACAGGTGATCCAGTGGCAATTGGGGAAGAGATGACCACAAACCCGATGGTCAAAAAAATCAGCTTCACCGGTTCAACGCGCGTGGGCAAAATCTTGATGAAACAGTGTGCGGATACGGTCAAAAAAATGTCGATGGAGCTGGGTGGCAATGCGCCTTTCATTGTTTTTGACGATGCAGACATAGACGCTGCCGTTACTGGTGCGATGATGAGTAAATATCGCAACAGTGGGCAAACATGCGTGTGCGCCAATCGCTTATTTGTGCAAGCGGGCGTTTATGAAGCGTTTTCACAAAAACTGGCAGAACAAGTACGCGCCATAAAAGTGGGCAATGGCTTAGAGTCAGGTGTAACACAAGGCCCGCTAATTTCAAAAGCCGCTGCTGATAATACAGAAGCATTGGTTGAAGATGCCAAAAACAAAGGCGCGACGGTTCTGTGCGGTGGTCAACGAGTCGATGCGGATAAAAATTTCTTTAATCCAACCATTCTGACCGATGTCAACAATGACATGCGGATTGCCAATGAAGAAATCTTTGCGCCAATCGCGCCGATTTTCAAATTTGACACAGACGAAGAGGCAGTTGCCTTAGCCAATCGTACTGAATATGGCTTGGCGGGTTATTTTTATAGTCGAGACATTGGCCGTGTTTGGCGTATCGCTGAAGCGCTTGAAGTCGGTATGGTCGGCGTCAACACAGGTATGTTGACCACAGAGTTGGCACCGTTTGGCGGGGTTAAAGAATCTGGTATGGGGCGTGAAGGATCAAAATATGGTATCGAAGAATATGTTGAAACCAAATATATCTGCTTAGATATCAACTGAGATAACTGACAAATATCATAACGCGCGACTGAAATAAATTTTTCTTGCTTGCTGTACTTTCATCGACAGAGGCTACGTAAAATATATTTCAGCCACGCTGTATTTATTTTATAGTGGATTAAAAACAAGCTTATTATTTTGCGGGTATCGGTTTATCCCAGTAGGGTGGTGACCCGTAATACCCTTCGATAAAATCAATAAAGCATCGGATCTTATGTGGCAGCAGTTTTCTATGCGCATAAACCGCATACAAGCCTAACGTTTCGGGCTCATATTCAGGTAGCACTATCACCAGCTTGCCTTCTACAAGGGCTTCACTGGCAATAAAAGTGGGTTGCAGCGCCAAACCCGCACCTGCTATCGCCGCATTGACCAGCAAATCTCCGTTATTACTGCTCAAACCACCATCACGCTGACTGCTCTCTATACTCAGCCATTGATAAATCTCTTCTTTATTGCTTCTTTCCATATAGCTGTAATGTAAATAACGATGGTTTTTTAAATCTTCAGGGTTGCGAGGCACGCCGTATTTTTTAAGATAGTCAGGCGAGGCACATAAGATGACTCGAATAGGCGCTACTTGCTTGGCAATCAATGAAGAGCTTTTGAGCTGTCCAATACGAAGTGCCACATCAAAGCCTTCTTCAACAATATCTACCTTACGATCCGTCAGCTGTAAATCGACATTGACTGAAGGGTAGAGGGCCTGAAAATCTGTGATGAGTTGCGCCATGTGTTTTAATGCAAATGAAACAGGCGCGCTGATTCTTAGTGTCCCTTTGGGTTTTTGTTGAAACCCGCCCAATTTGGACTCCATGTCATCGATACTTAATAATATTTGCTGTGCATGCTGAAAATAATGCGTACCAGCCTCTGTTAGACTGACTTTACGCGTAGTGCGATTGAGTAATCGTATTTCAAGACGTTCTTCTAGCTTTGATACATATTTGCTCACTAACTGTGGCGACAGTTGCATCGCGGTTGCGGCATTACTGAAACTGCCTTCAGTGACGACTGACACAAACGCTCGCATGGCATCGATTCTGTCCATTACTGCTGGTTTCCTTGAGACATTCATGAAGATATCATTATCAACATTCTGTTGTTAGTTATTTGCTATTAGTTATCTTACTCTTTTGCTTTGTTGATAGTAAAGTGTATTGCCTTATCGAGACAAACAGACGTCTCCACATACATTTTATAGAGTAACCACAAATGACAAATTCAACCTTAAACAAAATCTTCCTATCAGAGGCTGGCATAGCCGCGCTAGTACTGCGTGTGCCAGTTGGTCTCATTCTAGCAGCACATGGCGCGCAAAAGTTATTTGGCTGGTTTGGTGGTAATGGGTTGGCAGGTACTGCTGGATGGATGAGCAGTATTGGTATTGAGCCAGGTTATTTGATGGCCATATTGGCTGGCAGCGCTGAATTTTTTGGTGGTTTAGCATTGGTATTAGGATTATTGACCCGACCAGCAGCAGTGGTTGCCGCATTTACGATGATCGTCGCTATTTTTTCGGTACATATTGGTAATGGTTTATTCGCAAGTAATAACGGTTATGAGTATGCGCTGACGTTATTGGTTGTATTGGTTTCTTTGGCGATACAAGGCGGCGGCTATCTAAGTCTTGACAATCAGTTGGCAAAAAAATAAAACGTCTGTCATTGTTATACTCAATCACGATGATTCAGTCAAAAATTAATCTTATGTACCCAATCAGCCTTTGCACGCGTCTGCACAGATTAGTCGTCTTGCGCCGCGTGTTTTTAGAGCATGATATTATCTAGATAAATCACTTTTGTGATTTCATCCTTTACAAAACTACTCATACTTCTGCCACAACTAACCTTCCTCATTCTAAGATGGTTATTTTAACCATCTCCATAACTGCATGATAATTATATTAAAATA
This is a stretch of genomic DNA from Psychrobacter alimentarius. It encodes these proteins:
- a CDS encoding amino acid synthesis family protein; this translates as MQKPEIRKIVTFEEETLIEGYKSADTPLRMFAVAAVVTNPWAGRYAEDLQPEIKAFAPVLGKLLTDKIIALAGGADKIEAYGKAAVVGLNGEIEHASGLIHTLHFGNFYREALSANTYLAFTNTRGTANTPIMVPLMDKDDAGRRSHYLTIQFAIPDAPRDDEVVIVLGGATGGRPHHRIGDRYQDLKDLGHDLNNPAAV
- a CDS encoding GntR family transcriptional regulator, giving the protein MLEKVEKPKTLKDTALEQLRLAIMIGQLAPGQRLVERTICEQLGVSRTVVRECIRHLESEHLVTFSAGGSSVAVLESDEIRQIYHLRAMLESEAVRHCAEQASPELVELLQEGLIQIRDNLHAGDVVEALAHSYAFYERLFVTAGMTVAWELTERLNGRIGRLRFMTLSTKERSVKGPNNLQEIVNNIAKGDSKAAVKACRKHIDEACRMGLHLNQQ
- a CDS encoding carboxymuconolactone decarboxylase family protein gives rise to the protein MDKTRFELGLTKRKATLGAEYVEKNLQAADDFNRPFQEAMTEWCWGFGWGDEAIDAKTRSLMNLTMIAALGKMHEWELHLNGAITNGCSVEEIRATIHAIAIYCGVPQGVECFRIARQVLTTRGLLES
- a CDS encoding NAD-dependent succinate-semialdehyde dehydrogenase, with the protein product MQLKNDALFRQQAFINGVWCDADNKQTHEVLNPATGEVIGTVPMMGANETRRAIEAADTAQSTWAKKTGKERSIVLRRWHTLIAENIEDLALLMTHEQGKPIGEAKGEIQSGLDYLEWFAEEAKRVYGDVIPGHMADKRLIVIKQPVGVTAAITPWNFPHSMISRKAGPALAAGCPMIVKPAMETPYSALAMAYLAQQAGIPDGIYSVVTGDPVAIGEEMTTNPMVKKISFTGSTRVGKILMKQCADTVKKMSMELGGNAPFIVFDDADIDAAVTGAMMSKYRNSGQTCVCANRLFVQAGVYEAFSQKLAEQVRAIKVGNGLESGVTQGPLISKAAADNTEALVEDAKNKGATVLCGGQRVDADKNFFNPTILTDVNNDMRIANEEIFAPIAPIFKFDTDEEAVALANRTEYGLAGYFYSRDIGRVWRIAEALEVGMVGVNTGMLTTELAPFGGVKESGMGREGSKYGIEEYVETKYICLDIN
- a CDS encoding LysR family transcriptional regulator, with the protein product MNVSRKPAVMDRIDAMRAFVSVVTEGSFSNAATAMQLSPQLVSKYVSKLEERLEIRLLNRTTRKVSLTEAGTHYFQHAQQILLSIDDMESKLGGFQQKPKGTLRISAPVSFALKHMAQLITDFQALYPSVNVDLQLTDRKVDIVEEGFDVALRIGQLKSSSLIAKQVAPIRVILCASPDYLKKYGVPRNPEDLKNHRYLHYSYMERSNKEEIYQWLSIESSQRDGGLSSNNGDLLVNAAIAGAGLALQPTFIASEALVEGKLVIVLPEYEPETLGLYAVYAHRKLLPHKIRCFIDFIEGYYGSPPYWDKPIPAK
- a CDS encoding DoxX family protein, which encodes MTNSTLNKIFLSEAGIAALVLRVPVGLILAAHGAQKLFGWFGGNGLAGTAGWMSSIGIEPGYLMAILAGSAEFFGGLALVLGLLTRPAAVVAAFTMIVAIFSVHIGNGLFASNNGYEYALTLLVVLVSLAIQGGGYLSLDNQLAKK